One region of Primulina tabacum isolate GXHZ01 chromosome 1, ASM2559414v2, whole genome shotgun sequence genomic DNA includes:
- the LOC142544704 gene encoding putative myosin-binding protein 4 — translation MAAEISSLKKRAPTRYLTFLASAPYEWILIFLLFVYAALTYFLTKFAQFCELKPPCLLCSRLDHVFGEKKSSCYWSSLCSTHREEISTLVPCAIHDKLADVNGMCEECFLPIAMGNKSNSESYRLLVGKLWVDVERSALQSLMFNKHIKYHFSGRRTCSCCNKTWGAIFNTERFLGFGSSVGNGASKANVKLPLPRVLTRSRFSRRDSLKRLRDKFTGTMSHLSAVSSGFDTLSHVGYAKSKISPDSESEAESEAIFFEDDGGNASTHGKNGSEHEYDVWHDRRDLPRKQGNELALESKSNQGYDVKPLVPDALNLLDLCENKNTHFSSSGAFEKQGPRELNWVEYYHKPSKYLTAELDAGRGSLGAPAETSKSIVSIPQTLALPVLSELPLYNDTTLFSTTTILDQHIEAFAGFSSVTVHPSKLNDMNPTDVSTRGMENKELTSTHALGHDYAENEEEMESLIKEFSTSEVGSSSKVTSPSASDEHYEFRTDEIPILASLGRIDSDHHESSDGISDGDIIGEGIVDRLKRQVEHDQICINSLHQELEAERSAATIAANQAMAMITRLQEEKASFRMEALQYLRLMEEQAEYDTEALERANDLLSEKEKELQDLETELEFYRNNIVEKEKELQDLETEMEFYRNNIVEESVVAHCTENSPRASTNDSKYSNTMKSNGNCNPMNSSAPNLTDEKLYISQCLNKLEKKLHQAYRSRKLDMSNGMDSGNMKIVHDVVILPPDQESTLTLEMEEKTLSSQNCMSATNATPEHERENGHASGKGSRLSANYGGINCSDFEKDIADLHQRPEALEINCDFEKENGHASEIGSRLSANYSGINCSDFEKEIAE, via the coding sequence ATGGCTGCAGAGATATCATCACTGAAGAAGAGGGCACCCACTAGATATTTGACATTCTTGGCATCCGCCCCCTACGAATGGATCTTAATCTTTTTGCTGTTTGTCTACGCGGCATTAACGTATTTCCTCACAAAATTTGCTCAATTTTGTGAACTGAAACCACCATGTCTGTTATGCTCGAGGCTTGATCATGTTTTTGGGGAAAAGAAATCGAGTTGTTATTGGAGCTCATTATGCAGCACCCATAGAGAAGAGATATCGACTTTAGTACCTTGCGCGATACATGATAAACTTGCTGATGTTAATGGGATGTGTGAAGAATGTTTCTTGCCAATTGCTATGGGGAATAAATCAAATTCGGAATCATATCGGTTATTGGTTGGTAAATTGTGGGTTGATGTGGAACGGTCCGCTCTTCAAAGCTTGATGTTCAATAAGCATATAAAGTATCATTTCTCAGGCCGTAGGACGTGTTCCTGCTGCAACAAGACATGGGGAGCTATATTCAATACTGAAAGGTTTCTTGGGTTTGGTAGTTCGGTTGGAAATGGAGCTTCTAAAGCGAATGTTAAACTTCCTCTGCCTCGTGTGCTGACTCGTAGTCGTTTCAGTAGGAGGGATAGCTTGAAGAGGTTAAGAGATAAGTTCACTGGGACAATGTCTCACCTTTCTGCTGTGAGCAGTGGTTTCGATACATTGTCTCATGTGGGGTATGCTAAATCAAAAATATCGCCTGATTCTGAGTCGGAGGCCGAGTCGGAGGCCATATTCTTCGAGGATGATGGTGGAAATGCTAGTACTCATGGTAAAAATGGGAGCGAGCATGAGTATGATGTTTGGCATGATAGACGAGATCTACCTAGAAAACAAGGCAACGAATTGGCCTTGGAGTCGAAATCAAATCAAGGTTATGACGTGAAACCTTTGGTTCCTGATGCACTGAATCTGCTTGATTTGTGTGAGAATAAGAACACCCATTTTTCATCATCGGGTGCCTTCGAAAAGCAGGGTCCGAGAGAGCTCAACTGGGTGGAATATTATCATAAACCAAGCAAATATTTGACTGCGGAACTTGATGCTGGAAGAGGATCACTCGGTGCACCAGCAGAGACTTCTAAATCCATTGTTTCTATCCCACAAACATTGGCCCTTCCTGTTCTGTCTGAACTTCCTCTGTACAATGACACAACCTTATTCAGTACGACGACGATTTTAGATCAGCATATAGAAGCTTTTGCAGGATTTTCTTCAGTTACTGTTCATCCATCGAAGCTAAATGATATGAATCCAACTGATGTTTCTACTCGAGGTATGGAAAATAAGGAACTAACCAGTACACATGCCTTGGGGCATGATTATGCAGAAAATGAAGAAGAGATGGAGTCTCTAATAAAAGAATTCTCTACTTCTGAGGTGGGTTCATCATCAAAAGTTACGAGTCCAAGTGCGAGCGATGAACACTACGAATTTAGAACAGATGAAATTCCCATTTTGGCCTCCCTGGGTAGAATTGACTCTGATCATCATGAATCTTCGGATGGAATCAGTGATGGTGATATTATAGGTGAAGGTATTGTTGACCGACTAAAACGGCAGGTTGAGCACGATCAAATTTGCATTAATTCTTTGCATCAGGAGTTGGAGGCAGAAAGGAGCGCTGCCACTATTGCAGCAAACCAAGCGATGGCCATGATTACCAGACTTCAAGAGGAGAAGGCATCATTTCGTATGGAGGCCCTACAGTACTTGAGATTGATGGAGGAGCAAGCAGAGTACGACACGGAGGCTCTGGAAAGAGCCAACGATCTTCTTTCTGAAAAGGAGAAGGAATTGCAAGATTTGGAAACTGAGTTGGAATTCTACAGAAACAACATTGTTGAAAAGGAGAAGGAACTGCAGGACTTGGAAACTGAGATGGAATTCTACAGAAACAACATTGTTGAAGAATCAGTGGTTGCCCACTGCACTGAAAACAGTCCTCGTGCTTCTACAAATGattcaaaatattcaaacacTATGAAATCCAATGGAAACTGTAATCCCATGAACAGTTCAGCTCCCAATTTAACAGATGAAAAACTCTACATCTCACAATGTTTGAATAAGTTGGAGAAAAAGCTACATCAAGCTTATCGTAGTAGGAAATTAGATATGTCCAATGGCATGGATTCTGGAAACATGAAAATTGTTCATGATGTTGTAATTTTACCTCCTGACCAGGAGTCTACATTAACTCTGGAGATGGAAGAGAAAACTTTGTCTTCACAAAACTGTATGTCTGCAACAAATGCCACCCCTGAACATGAGAGAGAAAATGGCCATGCTTCTGGAAAAGGATCGAGATTATCAGCAAATTACGGTGGTATAAATTGTTCTGATTTTGAGAAGGACATAGCAGATCTTCATCAGAGACCGGAAGCACTTGaaataaattgtgattttgagaAGGAAAATGGTCATGCTTCTGAAATAGGATCAAGATTATCAGCAAATTACAGTGGTATAAATTGTTCTGATTTTGAGAAGGAGATTGCAGAGTGA
- the LOC142544681 gene encoding uncharacterized protein LOC142544681, whose product MAKQDQVIGQMRVIPLVPNPHFAPGHDRSLVVQQIHASKAPARNFGPDLGLAPVGDSEISSGQGINRAYFLAPVINQDISLLHCEDVEYHGVYDQDQIHESKYDIVNENALDIGEHGENIINRLDSVMGSHDRQFNLASEELGFQESNDLAIIENHDMGATASPNLSIQQPHYVIASPIVQSRNLIPTSTHELIVGQEFPDVKSCRRALRDMAIAKHFEIQTVKSDKTRFTAKCASEECPWRVHAAKLPGVPTFTIRTIHSEHKCIGIAHLGHQQASVQWVASSVEKHLRENPHSQPKEILEEIHRVHGITLSYKQAWRGKERFMASLRGSFEEDYRLLPQYCNQIRQTNPGSMTSICVNPVDNSFLRLFISYQASIYGFVNACCPLIGLDKTVLKNKYLGTMLFATGFDGDGMLFPLAFGVVDEDNDENWMWFLSELHNLLETNTENMPRITILSNRQKHIVEAVESNFPTAFHGFCMLHLSESFRKEFNNSFLVNLLWEAANVLTVSDFDTKIMEIEEISHDAAYWVRRIPPRLWAVSYFEGKRFGHMTSNINDTLNSWILEASGLPIVQMMECIRRQLMIWFNERREASMQWTSLLVPSAERRVSEALDRAHTHQVLRANEAEFEVISHEGTNIVDIRNRCCLCRGWQLYGLPCSHAVAALLSCRQNVQRFTESCFTVATYRKAYSQTIHPVPDRTLWREMSEGQHSESSNEEIVVNPPNLLRPPGQPRKRRTSAGDRALAKRIVRCSRCNQTGHFRTTCATPI is encoded by the coding sequence ATGGCGAAACAGGACCAGGTAATTGGTCAAATGCGAGTTATACCGTTGGTTCCAAACCCGCATTTCGCTCCTGGGCATGACCGTAGTCTAGTGGTGCAACAGATTCATGCCTCTAAGGCTCCTGCACGGAACTTCGGGCCTGATTTGGGCTTAGCACCAGTGGGAGACAGTGAGATAAGTTCAGGACAGGGTATTAATCGTGCCTATTTTCTGGCTCCGGTCATCAACCAGGATATATCACTTCTGCATTGTGAAGATGTTGAATATCATGGCGTGTATGATCAAGATCAAATTCATGAGAGTAAGTACGACATAGTTAATGAGAATGCATTAGATATAGGTGAACATGGGGAAAACATAATCAATCGACTTGATAGTGTAATGGGGAGCCATGATAGGCAATTCAATCTTGCCTCAGAAGAATTGGGTTTTCAAGAAAGTAATGATTTGGCTATTATCGAGAATCATGATATGGGTGCTACTGCTTCCCCCAATTTGTCCATTCAACAGCCTCATTATGTTATTGCTTCCCCTATTGTTCAATCTCGAAATCTGATTCCCACATCTACACATGAGCTGATAGTAGGacaagagttccctgatgtgAAGAGTTGCCGCAGGGCTCTGAGGGATATGGCAATAGCCAAGCACTTTGAGATACAGACAGTCAAGTCCGACAAAACTCGTTTCACTGCCAAATGTGCAAGTGAGGAATGCCCATGGCGAGTTCATGCAGCAAAGCTCCCAGGCGTTCCTACTTTCACCATTAGAACTATTCATTCAGAGCATAAATGTATAGGAATAGCACATCTTGGTCATCAGCAAGCCTCGGTCCAATGGGTTGCTAGTTCTGTGGAGAAGCATCTTAGAGAAAACCCACATTCTCAGCCGAAAGAGATACTAGAGGAGATTCACCGGGTTCATGGCATAACCTTGTCATACAAACAAGCATGGAGGGGGAAGGAACGATTCATGGCCTCTCTTCGTGGCTCATTTGAAGAAGATTATCGACTGCTGCCACAATATTGTAACCAAATCAGACAGACAAATCCAGGGAGTATGACTTCAATTTGTGTGAATCCAGTGGACAACAGTTTCTTGCGCCTCTTTATTTCGTATCAGGCATCAATATATGGATTTGTAAATGCATGCTGCCCTCTTATTGGGCTCGACAAGACTGTTTTGAAAAATAAGTACCTTGGAACTATGCTCTTTGCTACAGGTTTTGATGGAGATGGTATGCTGTTTCCTTTAGCATTCGGGGTTGTTGATGAAGACAATGATGAAAACTGGATGTGGTTTCTTTCGGAGCTGCATAACCTTCTCGAGACCAACACCGAGAACATGCCGAGGATTACTATCTTGTCCAATAGGCAGAAGCACATTGTCGAAGCTGTGGAATCCAACTTTCCGACTGCTTTCCACGGGTTCTGCATGCTTCATCTCAGCGAAAGTTTTAGGAAGGAGTTCAATAACAGTTTTCTTGTTAACCTTCTTTGGGAAGCAGCAAACGTTCTTACTGTCTCAGATTTTGACACAAAAATCATGGAGATCGAAGAGATATCCCATGATGCTGCTTATTGGGTGCGACGAATCCCACCACGCTTGTGGGCTGTTTCATATTTTGAGGGAAAACGTTTCGGGCACATGACATCCAACATAAATGACACATTGAATTCTTGGATTCTTGAAGCATCTGGGCTCCCAATAGTTCAAATGATGGAGTGCATACGTAGGCAGCTAATGATTTGGTTTAATGAGCGGCGTGAAGCCAGCATGCAGTGGACATCTTTACTAGTTCCTTCTGCTGAGAGGCGTGTCTCTGAGGCTCTTGACCGTGCACATACACACCAGGTTCTCCGAGCAAATGAAGCTGAATTTGAAGTCATATCTCATGAAGGGACAAATATAGTTGATATCCGAAACCGCTGTTGCTTATGTAGAGGGTGGCAGCTATATGGCCTTCCATGTTCTCATGCTGTGGCAGCTCTTCTTTCTTGCAGGCAAAATGTTCAGCGATTTACAGAGAGTTGTTTCACCGTGGCTACATATCGAAAGGCGTATTCTCAAACGATACATCCTGTGCCTGATAGAACCCTTTGGCGGGAAATGTCTGAAGGACAGCATAGCGAAAGTTCTAATGAAGAAATTGTTGTGAACCCTCCAAATTTGCTACGACCCCCTGGGCAACCAAGGAAAAGGCGGACTAGTGCGGGAGACCGTGCTCTGGCAAAGCGAATTGTGCGGTGTAGCCGATGTAACCAGACAGGACATTTTAGAACAACCTGTGCCACCCCTATATAA